One window of the Chitinivibrionia bacterium genome contains the following:
- a CDS encoding bifunctional UDP-3-O-[3-hydroxymyristoyl] N-acetylglucosamine deacetylase/3-hydroxyacyl-ACP dehydratase — protein sequence MKQRTIAKSASISGVGLHTGVKGTITLHPAKIDSGITFVRIDTPQKTEIPADIDYVVGDALSTAIGIGDVKIFTIEHLMAALAATNISNCRIEIDAEEVPLIDGSARPFIDLITEAGVLKQDAEQEFIEFDEPMWLYNENSTALAVFPAEDYYITLMVDYNSPIIGAQHTTMFNFNNFEKDFAPARTFCFLSEIEELAKRGLIKGGTLDSAMVVQDIPFDEKMAEELKAKFPNSKEIFPGTNGFVNNRELRFPNELCRHKAVDLVGDLYLLGKPIRGHVMAARSGHAANQTFAKRVREYLKKKKEEQHNISYADIMKMLPHRYPFLLVDGVEKIIPGEKISAYKNVSFNDHFFQGHFPGNPIMPGVLQLEALAQAGGIMVLYEDLGKEENENNKKNMLYMGINECKFRNPVRPGDKLVLEVNLVKKRRNIFVCEAKAKVNGKITCEAELTCMVNA from the coding sequence ATGAAACAAAGAACTATAGCAAAAAGCGCTTCCATTTCGGGAGTTGGACTTCACACCGGAGTTAAAGGAACAATTACACTTCACCCTGCGAAAATTGACAGCGGAATAACATTCGTGCGAATAGACACGCCGCAAAAAACCGAAATTCCCGCAGATATAGACTATGTTGTCGGGGATGCGCTCAGCACAGCAATCGGCATCGGCGACGTAAAAATTTTCACGATAGAACACTTAATGGCGGCATTGGCGGCAACAAATATTTCAAACTGCCGAATTGAAATAGACGCAGAAGAAGTTCCGTTAATCGACGGCTCAGCAAGACCGTTCATTGACCTGATAACGGAGGCGGGAGTGCTGAAACAAGACGCGGAGCAGGAATTTATAGAATTTGACGAGCCGATGTGGCTTTACAACGAAAACAGCACAGCTTTGGCGGTTTTCCCAGCGGAAGACTACTACATAACGCTTATGGTGGACTACAATTCTCCGATAATCGGCGCGCAACACACAACAATGTTTAATTTTAATAATTTTGAAAAAGATTTTGCGCCTGCCAGAACGTTCTGCTTTTTATCGGAAATTGAAGAATTGGCAAAACGAGGGCTTATTAAAGGCGGCACCTTAGACAGCGCAATGGTTGTGCAGGATATTCCGTTTGACGAAAAAATGGCGGAGGAATTGAAAGCAAAATTTCCAAATTCAAAAGAGATTTTCCCCGGAACGAACGGCTTTGTGAACAATCGCGAACTGCGTTTTCCGAACGAACTTTGCAGACACAAGGCGGTTGATTTGGTAGGCGACTTGTATCTGCTCGGAAAGCCGATAAGAGGACACGTTATGGCGGCTCGCAGTGGACACGCGGCAAACCAAACATTCGCAAAAAGAGTGCGCGAATATCTGAAAAAGAAGAAAGAAGAACAGCACAATATCTCATACGCCGACATTATGAAAATGCTTCCTCACCGCTACCCGTTTTTGCTTGTTGACGGCGTTGAAAAAATCATTCCCGGAGAAAAAATTTCGGCATACAAAAACGTCTCTTTCAACGACCATTTCTTTCAAGGACATTTTCCCGGAAACCCGATTATGCCGGGCGTTTTGCAATTAGAAGCGTTGGCGCAAGCAGGCGGAATTATGGTTTTATATGAAGATTTAGGCAAGGAAGAAAACGAGAACAATAAGAAAAATATGCTTTATATGGGAATAAACGAATGCAAATTCAGAAATCCCGTGCGCCCGGGCGATAAACTCGTTTTGGAAGTAAATCTTGTCAAGAAAAGGCGCAACATTTTTGTTTGCGAAGCAAAGGCGAAGGTTAACGGAAAAATAACCTGCGAAGCGGAATTAACTTGTATGGTAAATGCTTAA
- a CDS encoding tetratricopeptide repeat protein, producing the protein MTDFQAKKLEEAENNIQNDNYNDAMLTLIELIDEDPTLAAPYNNLGFISWQQERWADAFGLFREAVRLDNTNEDYLNNLLDAALKLKKIEEVAPIFEKAANDNHDNENITIIHTAITSPDNDIYQSVRAYLLGYWHPLIEEGERAIKNGEFVDAITAFVNHIDEVRPCAEAYNGLGIIQFNAKEYEEAFGLFFESLKYNPLNQDVYLNMFDCALECEREDAALQIYEFWAKEYPMLEQIRGETEILIKK; encoded by the coding sequence ATGACTGATTTTCAAGCCAAAAAATTGGAAGAAGCCGAAAATAACATACAGAACGACAATTACAATGACGCTATGCTTACACTTATTGAGTTGATTGACGAAGACCCAACTCTTGCCGCTCCATACAACAATTTGGGCTTTATTTCGTGGCAACAGGAACGTTGGGCGGACGCTTTCGGACTATTCAGAGAAGCCGTAAGATTAGACAACACCAACGAAGATTATTTAAACAATCTCCTTGACGCGGCGTTGAAACTCAAAAAAATCGAAGAAGTCGCTCCCATTTTTGAAAAGGCGGCGAATGATAATCACGACAACGAAAACATCACAATAATTCACACAGCGATAACCTCGCCCGACAATGATATTTACCAAAGCGTACGCGCATATTTGCTGGGATATTGGCATCCGCTCATCGAAGAGGGTGAACGCGCCATTAAAAACGGCGAATTTGTCGATGCGATTACAGCGTTTGTTAATCACATTGATGAAGTCAGACCTTGCGCGGAAGCGTATAACGGGCTCGGAATTATACAGTTTAACGCAAAAGAATACGAAGAGGCGTTCGGACTGTTTTTTGAGTCGCTCAAATACAATCCACTCAATCAGGACGTTTATTTGAATATGTTTGACTGCGCGCTTGAATGCGAAAGAGAAGACGCCGCGTTGCAAATTTACGAATTTTGGGCAAAAGAGTATCCGATGTTAGAGCAAATTCGCGGTGAAACCGAAATCTTAATAAAAAAATAA
- a CDS encoding divergent polysaccharide deacetylase family protein: MNDKKQKLIVIIPAAILAAALLSVVILLIVRAAIGGGQSEFSTSAAFIQRRDFLFEEKLRITARSFGINDDNFTTDIDLEELQTVITIRFPRAKLIEEFVMQIFAVVENTEYRIVESMHVRRGRVAGRREFVRMVFENKRRPSEKIICEIVITNEVAAPSARAAFLIRGLDRLSPEKSLALLELGQPLSFVLTPWQVNSSVIHSVSPDGEEEERRRREVRDTVPEIFSQLLLPVLIEIPIEDNQTHFEQRRYTIRQADNRRRINERMNMLTRMYPNAVGFFAQTGNLVLNSRTTAQNFLNTIRRRNIMFVDARRTARTSTAREVAREINAPYDTITFWLPADGARGLSVAEWERQINSVAERVAQNRNSTIFVAADDNFVQAFINVLPNIARRGIRLVPITHL, encoded by the coding sequence ATGAACGATAAAAAGCAAAAACTCATAGTAATTATCCCTGCCGCAATTTTGGCGGCGGCGCTTTTGTCCGTCGTGATTTTGCTGATTGTCAGAGCCGCAATCGGGGGAGGGCAGAGCGAGTTTTCGACCTCGGCGGCGTTTATTCAGAGACGGGACTTTTTGTTTGAGGAAAAATTACGCATAACCGCTCGCTCCTTTGGGATAAACGACGATAATTTTACCACCGACATCGACTTGGAAGAATTACAGACCGTTATAACAATTCGCTTCCCGCGCGCGAAACTTATAGAAGAATTTGTTATGCAGATATTTGCCGTCGTCGAAAATACGGAATATCGAATAGTGGAATCTATGCACGTTCGCAGAGGACGAGTAGCGGGGCGGCGGGAATTTGTCCGAATGGTTTTTGAAAACAAACGGCGACCGAGCGAAAAAATTATATGTGAAATAGTAATAACCAACGAAGTTGCGGCGCCAAGCGCGCGCGCGGCGTTTTTGATAAGGGGACTTGATAGGTTATCGCCCGAAAAAAGTCTTGCGCTTTTGGAACTCGGTCAGCCGTTGAGTTTTGTTTTAACGCCTTGGCAGGTGAATTCTTCCGTTATTCATTCGGTTTCTCCCGACGGTGAAGAGGAAGAAAGACGTCGCAGAGAAGTGAGAGATACCGTTCCCGAAATTTTTAGCCAGTTGCTCTTGCCCGTCTTAATTGAAATTCCCATCGAGGATAACCAGACGCATTTTGAGCAGAGACGATACACAATCAGGCAGGCAGACAATCGTCGCCGGATAAACGAAAGAATGAATATGCTTACAAGGATGTATCCGAACGCGGTCGGTTTTTTTGCGCAAACGGGAAATCTTGTGCTTAATTCCCGAACTACCGCGCAAAATTTTCTGAATACCATAAGAAGGCGCAACATAATGTTTGTGGACGCTCGCCGCACTGCCCGAACTTCGACGGCAAGAGAAGTTGCGCGCGAAATTAACGCTCCTTACGATACCATAACTTTTTGGTTGCCCGCGGACGGTGCAAGAGGGCTTAGCGTTGCCGAATGGGAAAGGCAGATAAACTCAGTTGCCGAGAGGGTTGCGCAAAACAGAAATTCCACAATTTTTGTTGCGGCGGACGACAATTTTGTACAGGCATTTATTAACGTTTTGCCCAATATTGCAAGACGGGGAATAAGATTAGTACCGATAACACACTTATAA